One window from the genome of Nicotiana sylvestris chromosome 9, ASM39365v2, whole genome shotgun sequence encodes:
- the LOC138877232 gene encoding uncharacterized protein translates to MGPWFLMGDFNSILGVDDKMHGSEVQDNETRVFKEVIEDCSLAELPRVEKTYTWTNGHMYRKIDRAIVNDSWMINVPPRQVQILNPLFSDHSPLGIKVEQLAMKNRGMEVVWKNLKSIRAALKQLNNMEFKNVKGKITTIRKELDDIQGRMKIANPTSDLFEEEKELLLQLENWDKIEESIYKQNQEFNNGKSIEAELVEFYKNLLGTASGSIPAIHLGWIRNGPVITRRQHLHLITPFTKEDVMDALKGIDDVKAPGVGVMGLMHFFKKA, encoded by the exons ATGGGACCTTGGTTTCTGATGGGAGATTTTAACTCTATATTAGGGGTTGATGACAAAATGCATGGAAGTGAAGTTCAGGATAATGAAACAAGGGTTTTTAAAGAAGTTATAGAAGATTGTAGTTTGGCAGAATTACCTAGAGTGGAGAAGACATATACATGGACAAATGGTCACATGTATAGAAAAATTGATAGAGCAATAGTTAATGACAGCTGGATGATTAATGTGCCTCCTAGACAAGTTCAAATATTGAACCCTTTGTTCTCAGATCATTCTCCATTGGGGATTAAGGTAGAG CAACTGGCAATGAAGAATAGGGGTATGGAAGTTGTATGGAAGAACCTGAAATCTATAAGAGCTGCTTTGAAACAATTAAACAATATGGAGTTTAAGAATGTCAAAGGGAAGATAACTACCATAAGGAAGGAACTGGATGATATACAAGGTAGAATGAAGATTGCTAATCCAACAAGTGATCTATTTGAAGAGGAGAAGGAACTACTACTACAACTAGAAAATTGGGATAAAATTGAGGAGTCCATCTACAAGCAAAATCAAGAGTTCAATA ATGGAAAGAGTATTGAAGCTGAATTGGTTGAGTTTTATAAGAATCTATTAGGAACTGCAAGTGGCAGCATACCAGCTATTCACCTTGGCTGGATAAGGAATGGACCAGTGATAACTAGAAGACAACATTTGCATCTCATAACTCCTTTCACAAAGGAAGATGTAATGGATGCACTAAAAGGTATAGATGATGTGAAGGCACCGGGGGTGGGGGTGATGGGTTTAATGCATTTTTTTAAGAAAGCATGA